One window from the genome of Calliopsis andreniformis isolate RMS-2024a chromosome 12, iyCalAndr_principal, whole genome shotgun sequence encodes:
- the LOC143185586 gene encoding clavesin-2, with protein MGNESQEDYGCVLSEDTKAIARVELREDDATKKQTLDQFRHWIRKHPAIKRCRTDAPFLLRFLRTKKFSLPMAEEMLERYLTIRQLYPAWFQNLDIEDPNIEAIIDAGYLIPLLERDRHGRRVILSCAGRFDPYKYTSAQMAQAHSLVVEALLDDEENQVRGYTHINDESGLTMGHLSAWSLTDIRNMLRCIQNSTPMRHKETHFVNIPSCANKFIEFAISLLNDKLKARILVHKSVEELKDAIEPRILPKEYGGEIPLSEMIAAFKKTLKEYRDRIKALDDMYIEISSVDCRLVSNDELNGIPGSFRKLEVD; from the exons ATGGGCAACGAGTCGCAAGAAGACTATGGGTGCGTGCTCAGTGAGGATACCAAGGCGATCGCTCGCGTCGAACTTCGAGAAGACGATGCGACGAAGAAGCAAACTTTGGACCAATTTAGACACTGGATCCGGAAGCATCCAGCCATCAAACGTTGCAGAACGGACGCCCCTTTTCTCCTCAGATTCCTCAGGACCAAGAAATTCAGCCTGCCAATGGCCGAAGAAATGCTCGAGCGATATTTAACCATTAGACAGCTGTATCCAGCCTGGTTCCAAAACCTCGACATCGAAGATCCAAATATCGAGGCCATCATAGACGCTGGCTACTTGATACCGCTATTAGAGCGCGATCGTCACGGTCGGCGGGTGATACTTTCTTGTGCCG GACGCTTCGATCCATATAAATATACATCCGCCCAAATGGCACAAGCTCATAGTTTGGTAGTGGAAGCTCTGTTGGACGACGAAGAAAACCAAGTTCGCGGCTACACGCATATCAATGACGAATCGGGATTGACTATGGGTCATCTGAGTGCCTGGTCACTAACAGACATTCGTAATATGTTACGATGCATTCAGAACAGTACACCCATGAGACACAAGGAAACGCACTTTGTTAATATTCCAAGCTGCGCAAACAAATTCATTGAATTCGCCATTTCACTGCTCAACGACAAATTAAAAGCTCGAATTTTG GTGCATAAAAGTGTGGAAGAATTGAAAGACGCGATTGAGCCACGAATTTTACCAAAGGAATACGGAGGAGAGATTCCACTTTCCGAAATGATCg cTGCGTTCAAGAAAACTCTGAAGGAATATAGAGATCGAATAAAAGCTCTCGACGATATGTACATAGAGATTTCGTCAGTGGATTGTCGACTTGTTTCCAATGACGAGTTAAACGGTATACCTGGATCTTTCCGCAAGTTGGAAGTTGATTAA
- the Mrpl34 gene encoding mitochondrial ribosomal protein L34, producing MLGTLLSNTYQALPRLITVGQTCSSALGLSAITNQWSLTLSRTKIRYHFPNPNERRRIKRHGWFARMSTPNGRKILMRRILKGRHVLSH from the exons ATGCTAGGCACATTATTATCCAATACATACCAAGCATTACC GCGTCTTATAACAGTAGGCCAAACGTGTTCGTCGGCCCTTGGTTTATCAGCTATAACAAATCAATGGAGTCTCACGTTAAGCAGAACGAAAATAAGGTATCACTTCCCTAATCCCAATGAACGTCGTCGTATTAAACGCCATGGTTGGTTCGCGAGAATGTCGACACCCAATGGTAGAAAGATTCTCATGAGAAGAATTCTAAAAGGCAGACACGTACTGAGTCACTGA